The following DNA comes from Riemerella anatipestifer ATCC 11845 = DSM 15868.
ACCAAAAAGGAGAATAACCTTAATATTTCCCTTATTAAAGATTTGCCACAAGCACCAGAGAAAGAGTTTACAGCGGTTGTGGATAGCAGATTGCGTAGAAATACACAAGCTAACCACTCTGCTACACACCTTTTACACGAGGCTCTTAGAGAAGTTCTAGGAACTCATGTGGAGCAGAAAGGTTCTTTTGTGGGAGCAGATTATTTGAGATTTGATTTTTCTCACTTCAGTAAAATGTCCGATGAGGAGATTGCTTTAGTGGAAGAAAAAGTAAACGCTAAAATTAAAGAGAATATTAGCTTACAAGAGTACAGAAATATCCCAATACAGGAAGCTCTAGACAAAGGAGCAATGGCTCTTTTTGGAGAGAAATATGGAGATAATGTCAGAATGATTCAGTTTGGAAGTTCTAAAGAATTGTGTGGTGGTACTCACGCTAAATCTACAAGTGAGATAGGTTTGTTCAAAATTGTTTCCGAAAGTTCTACTGCGGCAGGTATTCGTAGGATAGAGGCTATCTCTTCCGAAAAAGCAAATGCCTATTTTAAAGAGTTGGAGGAGCAAATGACTCAACTGTCTCTTGCATTAAAAACTAAAGATGTTCAGAAATCAGTAGAAAAGTTGTTGGAGGAAAATCAGAAGTTGAAATCAGAATTAGAAGCTATCAAAAAAGAGTTAGCTAAAAATGAAACGGCAGATTGGAAAAATCAGTTTGTTTCTAAAGAGGGTAAGAATCTATTAGTGAAAATGACTTCTCTAGATGCAGCATCAGTTAAAGATATTGTATTTCAGCTTAAAAAAGAGGTGCCTACTTCAGTAATAGTTATCCTTTCTGATGCTAACGATAAGCCGATGATAAGCGTGGGTGTTTCTGACGATTTAGGTGATAGCTATAATGCAGGAGTTATAGTGAAAGAGTTGGCTAAAGAGATACAAGGTGGTGGCGGTGGTAACCCAGGATTTGCCACAGCAGGTGGTAAAAACCTAGAAGGTTTACCAAAGGCCTACGAAAAAGCTCAAAGTTTATAAAAAACAAAAAGGATTGTTCTCTAAGAACAATCCTTTTTTAATTATAGGTATAAAAAAACAGCTAATTAGTTTTAGCTGTTTTTTTGTGTTTTATCTTATTTGGTAAGAGCTTGTTTGTTCCAATCTACATCAAATTGGCAAGATTTGTAACGCCCATCAATAGATATGAAAGTATCTGGTAGTTTTTCAACAATCCATTTCTCCATAACTTTACCCTTTTTTTGTTCTAAGGCGTAGTTTTTAATTCTCTCGTAGTCAGAAGTTAAGTCAAGTGAGTGTGCAGGGATTTCCTCTAAAACTTTAACGATGCTTACCACTTTTTTATCTCTATCTGCTACATCTTCAAACGCCTCTGTAATATCTCCTACCTTTAATCCCACAATCTGGTAGCTGTAATTTGCAGGAAGGTGCAGTTTTTCTAGTCTGTCAGAACCTCCAGGTGTAGAAATAACTCCAGCGTTAAATTTGGTAGCTTTGTCATCAGAGTATTTGTAAGCCGCTTCTTTAAAGGTAATTTTACCGTCTTCTATTTGCTTTCTTATTTCATTTAGTTCTTTCTTAGCTGCAGCTATTTCTTCCGTGTTAGGTTCTGCTTTTAGTAGTATATGTCTAGCATCATAGAATTTACCACTTTTCTTAATAAGCTGTATAAGGTGATACCCAAACTCAGACTCTATAGGTTTAGAAAGTTCGCCTTCTTGTAAATTGAGAGCAGCGGCTTCAAAAGCTTTTACCATAGCTCCCTTTGCGATGTTTTTGTATAGACCTCCAGTAGCAGCAGACCCTGGGTCTTCGGAATATATCCTTGCCATTTTTTCAAAACTTTCACCGCCTTCTATATCTTTCTTGATTTGGTTAAGTTTATCAATTAATTTTTGCTGATGCTCCTTTGTTAATTTAGGATAAAGTGTAATCTTTGCTAACGAAATTTCGTCTTTCACCATAGGAAGTTGCCCTTTATAGATGTTGTAGAAGTCGGTAACTTCGTTTGGTGTGATGTTAACACCGCTAGTAATTCTTTGATATTTAGCTTGTCCGTAATATTGGTCAGTATCAATTTGCTCTATTGCAGACTTCATCTCAAATGAATTTCTGAATTTGTAAGCTGCTAGAAGCTCCTTTTCTGACGGGAATTGTGCTAAAAGTTCGTTATACTTGGCTTCTGCCTGTTGCTTAATAGCTTCAGAGTGATTTTCTATTAAGGTGTCTTTCTTTGCTTCGTAGATGAGTAACTTATTGCTTAATACTTTTTCCAAGAACTCACATCTATTAGCCGTTTGTGCCCCTTGCTGACGAGCATAATTCTCTTGCTGTTCTATATCTGATTCTAAAACTATTTCGTTGCCTACTACTGCGGCTATCCCGTCCACTAAGTCCCCAGGTTTAAGCTGTGCATGAGCGTTAAACGAAAGTAATGTGATAAAAAAACTCAGTAGGAAGGTAATTTTATGTTTATAGTTCATATTTAATTAAATTTAAAACCTAAGTTGCAAAAATAGAATTATTAAACAATAACTCTTAATATTTTATTATAATTATTTCTTAAAATTTGTAGCTGTTTAAAGTTTTACTTCAAAGGCAGTTAACTTTTTAAATTCTTGTATTCTTTCTTTAAGCATAGTTTCTGATATATTGGCAAGTCTTTCTGTACCGAATTTTTCTACCGTAAAAGAAGCAATAGCAGAACCCATCATTAGAGCGGTTTTCATATTTTCAAAGCTATAATCTTGGGTTTTAGCAAGATATGCGGCAAATCCTCCAGCAAAAGAGTCTCCCGCACCTGTAGGGTCAAACACATCTTCTAAAGGTAAAGCAGGAATTGCAAAGATTTGATTTTTATCAAAGAGTAAAGCTCCGTGTTCTCCTTTTTTAATGATAACGAAATTAGGTCCCATCTTTCGGATTTTCTGAGCGGCTTTTACTAAAGAATATTCTCCAGAAAGTTGTCTAGCCTCTTCGTCGTTAATGCAAATGATGTCTATTTTAGAAATAATGTCTAATAATAAATCCCAAGTATGCTTCATCCAAAAGTTCATAGTGTCTAGGATAACGAGCTTGGGGCGGTTTTTCATTTTGTTAAGAACCGACATTTGTACCGCAGGGTGCAGGTTTCCTAATAGTAAAACCTCTGCCTCTTGAGCTTTTTCTGGGATTTTAGGGTCAAAGTTTTCAAGAACATTCAGTTCTGTAGATACGGTATCTCTAACATTTAAGTCGCTATGATATTTCCCTGACCAAAAGAAGGTTTTTCCGTTAGGGATAATTTCTATTCCATCAATATTGATGTTTTTACGCAGCATCATATCTAATTCTTCTTGAGGGAAATCTCCTCCTACCACAGAAACCAGCCCTACACTAGCCTCCATTACAGAAGCGGCTAATCCTATATAAGTGGCAGCACCACCTAGTGTTTTGTCGGTTTTTCCAAAAGGGGTTTCTATGGCATCAAAAGCAACAGTTCCTACAGCTAAAAGTTTCATTGTTTTTCTGTTTGAATTTTTATAATTATTTCTTCCACTGGAAGGTTTCTATTAAGTGGAGTATATCTGTTTTTATGTATTCTACCGCAGGGGCAAGAGAATCTGGTTTGGGGCGAGAGTTAAAATATAAATTCCCTGTTATAAAATGGTGAGTGCTATCTGTGATAAAAAACTGAATGTTAGATGCAGACTCGCCCTTTAGTTCGTAAAAGTTGCCAAAAACTCTTTTTTCAGGATAGCTAAAAGATTTGGTTTCTATGGCACTGGCCTTTATAGTGTGTTCGTAAACCATTTTTTCAGCCTCTTTTACATGTAACTGAAAGTCGTTTTTTATAGGGAAGTAGGTTAAAAACACATTAGCTTTCATTTTAGGATAGCTGAGGTTAAACCAACATTCTCTCTGTTTAGCTGGTGTTACTTTAGCAAAATCTGAGAACTCAAAAGTATAATTACAAGTATTGTTAAAGGGTTGATAATGTGCTTTGGGATACTCTAAGCGGAGCTCTCCTTTAGGTTTGGGTAAGGTTTCTCCTTTACATCCGATGAGAGTAAAGACCAAGATAATGGAAAGTGTGATAACTTTAAACATTGTGCAAAAATAAAAAATACTTACCAATTAAGGTGGTAAAAATGCTATTTGTTGAAAGTTTTATCAATGTAGTTTTCTAAAGGTTTCGGAAACGATTTTTGCTGCGAACTTTCATAATCCACAAAATTGAAGTTATTATGGTCGTGAGCAAATTGTTCTAATAGCTTAACACTAGGTAAGGTAACAGTAACAAGCTCTATTTCTAAATTTTTGTGTGTGAGTTTGTGTTTAACTGTATTATGGTTGGAGATGTACTCTTTTAAATGTTCAGGTAAAAATTCTGGAAAATCATAAAGGTTTTTCCAGATAGAAGAACGGTCTCGTTTCTTTACGACAAAAAAATCATTGTGATGGATAAAGTAGTATTTTAGTTTTAGGTCTTCGGTTTTTACCTTTTTTATTTTAACAGGGAATTTATCTATTGTCCCTGTATTAAAAGCGATACAATCTTTATTTAAAGGACAAAATCCGCACGAGGGTTGTTTAGGTTTGCAAATGCCAGAGCCTAAGTCCATAATTGCTTGGTTGAAATCCCCAGGGTTATCTTTAGGGATGAAGTCTTTGGTAAGTTCCGAAAAATAATCAAACGCATTAGATTTTGAAATGTCAAAATCATCGGCAAAAAATCTAGAAAAAACACGGTAAAAATTACCATCTATGGCAGGGTAGGGCAACTGATATGATATACTGCAAATAGCAGCGGCGGTATATTTTCCTATACCTTTTAGTTTTAGAATGTCTTTGTGATTGGTAGGGAATGTTCCTCCAAAATCTTGCATAATTTGTCTAGCAGCATATTGTAGATTGATGGCTCTAGAGTAGTAGCCTAAACCTTTCCAGTAGAGGAGTACCTCGTCTGTATCTGCTTCTGCTAAAGATTTTACATCAGGAAATCTGGCTATAAAATTAAGGTAATGCTGAAGCCCTTGCTGTACTTGGGTTTGTTGTAAAATAATCTCACAAATCCAAATATTATAAGGATTTTTAGTAGCTCTCCAAGGTAGGTCTCTAGCGTTTTGCTTGTACCATTGGAGTATTCTAAAGCCAATGTTTAGAAAATCAGGGTTTTGTTTGTTTGTTTTCAAAAATAAGTTATATATTTGCACACCAAAAATAAAAACAAAAAAGGAAATGACAAAAGCAGAATTGGTAAATACCATATCTAACAAGTTGGGTATTGAGAAGAATGACACGCAGAAAGTAATAGAGGCTTTTATGCAAGAGATAAGAGGTTCTCTTTATGAAGGTAACAATGTTTACTTAAGAGGTTTTGGCTCTTTCATTATTAAGACTCGTGCTGCTAAAACAGGAAGAAATATCTCTAAAAATACAGCGATAGAAATTCCTGCACATAATATTCCAGCGTTTAAACCATCTAAATCTTTTGCAGAAAGAGTAAAAACTAAAGTTCCAGTAAAGGATTAAATTCAATTTATTTATTAACATAAAAAATATAAACTATGCCTAGCGGAAAGAAAAGAAAAAGACACAAGGTAGCAACTCACAAGAGAAAGAAGAGAAGAAGACAAAACAGACACAAGAAGAAGAAATAAGTCATAATCTCTTATTAAATATAATATAGTTGATGTTTTATCAAGGTAAAATACATCAACTATATTTTTGTTTAACTATCTAATATAATTTTAGAATGAAAAAAGAACTGCTAATATCTAACGAAGGCGGTGCTTCTAAGATTGCATTGATAGAAGACGGACGCTTATTTGAGCTACACGAACAAGAACAAGAGAGCGATTTTGTTGTAGGAGATATTTTCCTCGGGAAGATTAAAAAGCTAGCCCCTAACCTTAATGCCGCTTTTGTAAATATAGGCTACGATAAAGATGCCTTTTTGCATTATCAGGATTTAGGACCGCAGTATCTTACCTATCGTAAATTTCTCAACGAAACTTTATCTAAACGGAAAAACGATTCAGGTTTAAAGAACTTTCCTATAGAAAAAGCGTTGGATAAAAACGGTATGGTAGATAGCGTTTTGGCTAAGGACGATGTAGTTTTGCTACAAGTTACCAAAGAGCCTATCTCTACCAAAGGAGCTAGAATTTCTACCCAAGTTTCTCTTACGGGGCGTTTTTTAGTATTGATACCATTTGACCAAAAAGTTTCGGTATCAAAGAAAATTAAAGACTCGGCAGAGAGAGAACGCCTAAGAACGCTTATAGAAAGCATCAAGCCAGAAGGTTTCGGTGTAATTATAAGAACCGTAGCAGAAGGTAAAAAAGTAGCCGAGCTCCATAACGGTATGAACCAGTTGATTCAGAAGTGGGAGACTTGTTTTAAGAACATACAACGAGGCAAAGTACCTTCTAAAATCCTAAGTGAGGAAGAAAAAGCGTCTGCTATCCTAAGGGATAATTTTAATGCAGATTTTGTAAGCATCATCTGTGATGATGAAGATATGGTGCAAGAAATGAAAAATTACCTAGAGGTAATTGCACCAGAGAGGAAAAATATAGTGGAGTTTTATGAGCATCATATCCCACTATTAGAATACTATAATGTAGAAAAACAGCTTAAGCAGAGCTTTGGTAAGCACGTTAATATCCCTAGCTCCAAAGGAGCCTATTTGGTTATAGAACATACAGAAGCATTGCATGTAATAGATGTAAATTCTGGTAACAATATAACCGCAGGAAGCCAAGCCAATAAAGAGCACGCCTTTAATGTGAACAGAATGGCAGCTACAGAGATTGCAAGACAGCTAAGGCTTAGAGATATGGGAGGCATTATAGT
Coding sequences within:
- a CDS encoding peptidylprolyl isomerase; translation: MNYKHKITFLLSFFITLLSFNAHAQLKPGDLVDGIAAVVGNEIVLESDIEQQENYARQQGAQTANRCEFLEKVLSNKLLIYEAKKDTLIENHSEAIKQQAEAKYNELLAQFPSEKELLAAYKFRNSFEMKSAIEQIDTDQYYGQAKYQRITSGVNITPNEVTDFYNIYKGQLPMVKDEISLAKITLYPKLTKEHQQKLIDKLNQIKKDIEGGESFEKMARIYSEDPGSAATGGLYKNIAKGAMVKAFEAAALNLQEGELSKPIESEFGYHLIQLIKKSGKFYDARHILLKAEPNTEEIAAAKKELNEIRKQIEDGKITFKEAAYKYSDDKATKFNAGVISTPGGSDRLEKLHLPANYSYQIVGLKVGDITEAFEDVADRDKKVVSIVKVLEEIPAHSLDLTSDYERIKNYALEQKKGKVMEKWIVEKLPDTFISIDGRYKSCQFDVDWNKQALTK
- a CDS encoding PfkB family carbohydrate kinase, whose translation is MKLLAVGTVAFDAIETPFGKTDKTLGGAATYIGLAASVMEASVGLVSVVGGDFPQEELDMMLRKNINIDGIEIIPNGKTFFWSGKYHSDLNVRDTVSTELNVLENFDPKIPEKAQEAEVLLLGNLHPAVQMSVLNKMKNRPKLVILDTMNFWMKHTWDLLLDIISKIDIICINDEEARQLSGEYSLVKAAQKIRKMGPNFVIIKKGEHGALLFDKNQIFAIPALPLEDVFDPTGAGDSFAGGFAAYLAKTQDYSFENMKTALMMGSAIASFTVEKFGTERLANISETMLKERIQEFKKLTAFEVKL
- the gldD gene encoding gliding motility lipoprotein GldD encodes the protein MFKVITLSIILVFTLIGCKGETLPKPKGELRLEYPKAHYQPFNNTCNYTFEFSDFAKVTPAKQRECWFNLSYPKMKANVFLTYFPIKNDFQLHVKEAEKMVYEHTIKASAIETKSFSYPEKRVFGNFYELKGESASNIQFFITDSTHHFITGNLYFNSRPKPDSLAPAVEYIKTDILHLIETFQWKK
- the mutY gene encoding A/G-specific adenine glycosylase, whose protein sequence is MKTNKQNPDFLNIGFRILQWYKQNARDLPWRATKNPYNIWICEIILQQTQVQQGLQHYLNFIARFPDVKSLAEADTDEVLLYWKGLGYYSRAINLQYAARQIMQDFGGTFPTNHKDILKLKGIGKYTAAAICSISYQLPYPAIDGNFYRVFSRFFADDFDISKSNAFDYFSELTKDFIPKDNPGDFNQAIMDLGSGICKPKQPSCGFCPLNKDCIAFNTGTIDKFPVKIKKVKTEDLKLKYYFIHHNDFFVVKKRDRSSIWKNLYDFPEFLPEHLKEYISNHNTVKHKLTHKNLEIELVTVTLPSVKLLEQFAHDHNNFNFVDYESSQQKSFPKPLENYIDKTFNK
- a CDS encoding HU family DNA-binding protein produces the protein MTKAELVNTISNKLGIEKNDTQKVIEAFMQEIRGSLYEGNNVYLRGFGSFIIKTRAAKTGRNISKNTAIEIPAHNIPAFKPSKSFAERVKTKVPVKD
- a CDS encoding Rne/Rng family ribonuclease, with the translated sequence MKKELLISNEGGASKIALIEDGRLFELHEQEQESDFVVGDIFLGKIKKLAPNLNAAFVNIGYDKDAFLHYQDLGPQYLTYRKFLNETLSKRKNDSGLKNFPIEKALDKNGMVDSVLAKDDVVLLQVTKEPISTKGARISTQVSLTGRFLVLIPFDQKVSVSKKIKDSAERERLRTLIESIKPEGFGVIIRTVAEGKKVAELHNGMNQLIQKWETCFKNIQRGKVPSKILSEEEKASAILRDNFNADFVSIICDDEDMVQEMKNYLEVIAPERKNIVEFYEHHIPLLEYYNVEKQLKQSFGKHVNIPSSKGAYLVIEHTEALHVIDVNSGNNITAGSQANKEHAFNVNRMAATEIARQLRLRDMGGIIVVDFIDMRDAEHRRELYEHLKNEMKRDKAKHKILPPSKFGLIQITRQRVRSETVIETKEENPNKDGEILAPVVIVEKMTEVLKGLMQKEKGRLYLHAHPFVEAYLTKGLMSIQTKWYLKYKKWVTIIPRDSFKYLEYRVYNSQKQELASFSN